GGTCTAAGAAGTCAAATTAGGACCAGGGTAGGGAAGTTTTTTGCTAACGATCAGAGCCCGCCTACCCTGGCCGCAGTGGTGATGTTCATCGCAGGTGAGGGCTGGGTGTTCAAGCCCTATAAATGTAGACCAGCTGCAAACAATGGGAAAGCGTACAATAAAAAAACTAAAACTTAAACATTTTATTTTATTATTAAATAATATAAAATAAAATGATAATTTTAACTACTCAATTAATACCAAAAACCGAGGCGATTTCATCGGTTTTTTCAATCATCTATCGCTGTCCGAATCGGTTCCGCAGCTCAGTTAGGAGTTCTCGAAGCCCCTCGTCCGCCGACCCCTTGTCCTCCAACTCTTTGTGTGCTGCCTCAATTCGTTCGAGAGCCTCCTTTAGCACATCTTGATTCAAAGAGGGGACGCGATCGCGAAGCTTCAAAAACAGCTTAACAAGCCACTCTAGCTCATCTTTGGAAAGCCGCTGGAGCGCTTTCGGAAGCCAAGCCAGCAGCAGGTTATTGAGGTCCTCAGGTTTTACCTTTTCCACAGCGTAAAGGATCTCGTCTCCTGCAGCTTCAAGAAACTCCTCTGCCGACTTTTCCCGGTTCTCTATCAAAAGCTCAGAAATCCGACCAGCCAATCGTACCGCTAGGATACGCCGAGCGACATCATCGAGAAACTTCCAGTATTCTTTAACGATGCTCGGATCGTATTCGCCTTCTTCGTTGTGAAGCAAGCTTGCCGCCGCGTCTTCAATGGCGTCCGCAAGTTTATGATCTAGATGCGGCGGAAAACCGCGTTGATCTAGCGCGCGGAGGATGTGCATTGTAACAGATGTGTCACCCTGCCTTATAAAATCCAACCAGACGTCCTTAGTCTGTCCTTCAAAGCCTGAACGAAGCAAGTCTCCAAACCTTGCCAACTGAGGCTCTTCGGCTACTTGAAGTAGCCTTTCGTAAAGGGGCAAACGGTCGAGGTCGAAGCCTTCATTCAGCATCCGCTCAATTACTTGACGCTGGTACTTGCGGTACTTTTCCCCAAGAGCATCTTTCTCTAGGAGTTCACTGAGGGAGTCACCATGCTCTAACAGGAGATCCGGGTAAAAATCCTCTCCGGGGTATTCTTGTTCGACTATATCAAGAAGGTCGACCACAAGCTTCTTGGCGTCAGAGCTGCTCGCTGCAGCCTGAACTACGTTTTCGATCGAGAAAGTTTCGCTCCCCCGTTTAGCGAGCTCAATAAGAATCCTTGCCAACTCCTTGAGATCGACTTGTTCAGGACTTTGCAATAGTGAGCGGAACTTTTGCAGCCCCTGATTCGCTTGCCCCCCCTGTGACCGGAATTGGCCAGCAGGATTGAGGGCGATGAGGGGTAAAAGCAAAGTGGCCAAAGTCCGCTTGTCCTCGACTACCGATAGGTGGTGGAAAAGAAACCAGTTGGAAACCAACTTGTCGAGGACTCCTTTGGCTCTCGGTGCGATAGGTTCCAACTGGAGAAGGGCGTACATCATCGCTCGCAGCCGGCCATCGGGATATTGTTCGCTGGTAGCTAGCCTAATGTCGAGGTTGTTTATCAACCCCTGCCAGCTCAGTTCGCTGCTGGGTTCGCCATCGGACAGGGCCCGAACCGCCCGCGCCTCGATCATTCCGAACGTTCCCTGCCCAGCGCGCGTAGCGAGCTCGTTGAGCACTTTCGGCAAATCAGAGGGCGTTGGGAAGAAGGGCTTCTTAATCTCCTCGTCAAATCCCCAGGGGTCTATAGCACTAAGGGCGGGAATCCAATCGGCAGGTTCCTGGACTGGAAAATGGAAGCCGTCAGGCACGTCAAGGTTGAGCCTGTCCTTGAGCTGGTTCAGGAAGTCCGCGAGGTAGGTTGCTGTGTTCGCGATCTTTTTGGCTCCGCCGTCCTCATCGTTGCCGGAATGGACTTCCACCCCGTTCAGGATGGCTCGCACAAGGTCCTGTTTTTCGTCGTCGGTTGAAGCTGAGGCGATTAGAACCAGGAGTCCCTGTGCAACCTCGTTGTCCCAGACCGCCCACTCGCTCGCCTGAGCCGCCCTTGCGCGGAGCTGGCTCAAGAGGTGCTCGCGCTCTGCGTCAGGCAAAGCGCCCCGTATTTCGTGTATAGCTAGCGCCGATCTGGCAAGACGCTCAGGGGTCTTGTTCACCCACTCCCCGGCTTCCGCCAATGCCTCGCCGAGCAGGGTGGCCAGGGCCTTCGGTTCAAGAAGCTCTGCAACTTCCTTGAGGCCAACATCAGTTGCAGAGTCCAAGCCCTTCCGGATATCTTCAAGGAAGAGGACCTGGAGGGCCTTCTCTGGTGCTACGTTGAAATGCTGCGACAGCACATGAGCCTTCCAGTTCTCCGCTTCGGGGAAAATTTTCCTGACCTCTGGCTCTTTGTCGGTCAGCGCCTGACGTGGATTCTTGGCGAGTTCTTCCCTTAGGGCCACGTAGAGGGCTTGTAGGGGTAGGGGGATTTCATCCTGCCAGGTCCGGTGTTGGCTTCCAATCAGGTTTACGAACTGCTTGAGGCTCCGAGGGGTAGGCGGGCGATCCTGCTTTAGAACAAGGTCCCTATAAACCCGATAGATAGGGTAAAAATCTTCTTCGTCGTGCGAAGGGAAAGCCTTGCCAAGCATGTCGAAGAAAAAGGGCTTCCAGTCCGAAAGCACGGGCGGAGGAACGTAAAACCTCGCCTGAAAAAACTTGGAGACAAAAACCTCAGCCACATCTCGACCGGGATTTCCCTCGCTCGCTTCTTGGATGGCATCGTCCCCGCCGCCCAGCCAAAGGTGGGGCACGGCCGAAGGGTCGGCGGGAACTATGACCCATAGTCTATGGCTCCAGGGTTTGTCCCGAACCTCAAAGAAGGTGCGCATTGTCGCCCAGACGGATCGAGCCTGCTCATTGGGAAGGCGATCCAAGTTGTCGACGACGATGACAAGCCGCCGGTCCCCAGTTAAAGCCCGGTCTAGCATGTCTTTGAACCTTGCCTCGAACTCCACAGAGGTGGGCTCGGGGCTGCGCACAGTAGAAGTCCGAGTTGTGTGGATGTTTTGGCTGACTAGGCTCGGGAATTCCCACGTACGCTTACGTGGGCGACTCCTAAACCCAAAGTAGGTAGCAACAAGGACCGGAGAAAAGATGGCCACAAGGCTCAGGGCGGCAAACCATGTTGGAGCCAGGAACACAGGCTGGCTGCTGAGTAACGCCGCACCTAGAGGGACTCCTAAGGCGAGAGAGGCACCGATCCATTTGCCCTCATAGGTCACAACGGTATCCGTACGAGATTGGGACTCCTCCTTGCGGCCGGTCAGTTCGTCGATCTGGTTATTGATTTCTTCCAGAGCCTTGCCCTTGATCCAACCACTCGTCTCAAGAAAGGACTTGAGTCGCTCCAAGAACGATCGGCGGAGAGGGTCACCCTCGTGGGCCCATGCGTCAAAGACGAATACTTTGGTATCTGGGTTCTCTTCTACCTCTTTTTGGAACAGCCTAACTACAGTAGACTTGCCGCTGCCCCAGTTCCCGAAGAGGGCCACGGCCTTCCCTCCGGTCGTGCTAAGCACTAGGTCTGCTAGCGCCTGCGCGGTTCGCGCATGACCGCCGCCTAGAGTGTCTTCCTGGCTCGGGTTGTCCTCCAGAAGCTGGGTGGGGCAGCGTTCTTGCTTCGTAGTTACTTTCTTGTTCTTTTCCATTTTCATTACCCAGGTACCACGTTTTTCAAGTATACATCCCTTAACATATTGTTTAATATTATTCTTTATATATTATTAGAATATATATAGCTAGGAGTAGCTTGGGAACCAGCCAAATATCTCATAAAGACCTCCTGAGACTGTAATCCAGACAAGGAAGTGCACCTTTCCCCGGCGATCCGCGATATGGGCTACGACCTGAGTCTCGACATGCAGTTATCTGTTCATTCGAAACTCGGACAGTAGTCTTACTCGTGGGTTCTGACTCATCAAGGCTGCTGGTGTGGACGCTGTGCTCGCTGAAGCGGCCTTCCTGGACGATGGGCACCTTCTCCTTATTGGCGTCACCCGTCTGATGGTCGGAGGAAGCCTCTCTACATTCATGTGCTCGTGTAGGACCTTCCGTGATTCGATTACAACAGCGACGGGGCGCTGGAGCGCGCTCTAAAAGCATCCCATTTTGGTCACCTGCTCGAAGGCAAGCTGCTTGCGAACTGACTCGGACCCGGCGCGCGCCATCTCTCGGGTGGGGAGGTACGCCGGCTGAACCTGGCCCGCGCCCTCCTCAAGGGCGGGGACGTCTGGATCCTCGACGAGCCCACCGAGGGACTCGACGCCGAGACCGAGCGCGAGGTGCTCGCCACGTTCGGCCCCCACCTCGAGGGCAAGACCGCGATCTGGATCAGCCACCGTCCCCTGGGGCTCGGCCTGCGCACCCTTCGGCTGGTGGAGTGGAAACTCGCACCCGGGCGCTAGCGGTGCCGAAGTAACGGAGCTGGAAGGGCGTTCGACGCCGGGTTGGAACGACGATCCCTGCTCACCTCCAGCTTGGGCCCAACTCTTCTGGACTTACTTGTCCTGTGAGTCTAGGAAAGAAGCCCTTCGCTGCCGGGGTATGGACCGCATGATCCCAAACAAAGCAACTATAGCCATACACACGAACGGAAATCTTGTAAAATGCAGCTGCCCCGGAGGTAAGCGCTTGGCCGTCTTTGGCAACCTCGAACACATCGCGCTCGCCGACCTGCTGCCGCTGTTGGCGACGCAGGAGGGTGCGCTGGAAATCTTCAACGTTCCCGGGCAGCCCAACGCCACCTTGTATGTCCGCAAGGGCACCCTCTGCTGCATGCACGTGGCCGGCCGGCCGGTGGACGCCTTGCAGTTGCGCAGTGCCGTAGCCAAGCTGATGCAGGCGCGCAAGGGGGCGTTCGAGTTCCATCCGGGAGTCCGCCCCCGGGGTTCCTCCCTCGTCGTCGGGGTACCCATCCAGAGCCTGCTGGTGGCGGCCGCAGCCTTCCACGACGAGCTCAGCGAGGCCCGTCACGTTCTGGCCCACCCCGACACCCTCTTTCGCCTGGTTCGCATGGAGCCGGTGGAGGACCGGCGCATCGCCCAGTTCCTTGACCGCGCCCGTATGCTGCTCGTTACCGGCGCCTCGGCGCGCGAGATCGCCGAGCGCGTCGGGATAGCGCTGGACGACGTGCGGCTCTGCCTCCACAAGCTGCGTCAGCTCGGGATGGTCTTGCCGGTGCGCGCCCGCACCGAAGCCCTTCCCCCGGTGCGCAAGGGCTTGGCCCAGCGCCTGCTCGGGGCGTTGCGCAGGCGTTTTGGCCGTGGGGGCTGAGCGTGCAGATGCGCAACCAGCGCCTCCGCTTGCCCGGCGCTCTCAAGGTTCCCGCCCCTCGCCTCCGCCCCGCCCTACCTTCGTCCAAACCATCTCGCCACGAAAGGTGACTTGCATGAAACGAATCTTGCTTAAACTCACCCTTTCCCTTGCCCTCCTCCCCGCCGCCCTTGCCCTCCTCCCCATACCCGCCCTGGCGGAGGAGGTCAAGGTGCTTATGGACCTGCCCACCCCCGGCGCCGAGGAGGTGCGCTGGTTCCCCGGGGGGCGTTACCTGGTCGTGGCCGACTGGTTCGACGCCCAACGAGACCCGCCGGGAGCGGTCGACACCTTTGGCAACGATCTTCGTTTCGCCGTGGTGGACCTCGAAACCGGCAGCTGGCGGCCCGTGGTCCAGGTGGATTCGAAAGACGAGTTCGGCGACCGACCCTGGACCTGCCTTGGCTCGGACGACTGCACTGTGCTCGTAACGGTTTCGGGACGTTTCGTGAAGGTCGGACGGGACGACCAGGAGTGCTCCCCTGCTTGGGCGAGGAGCAGAGGACACAAAGTGAAAGAGATACTGTTTTTCGAAAACGTGTGGCCCCCGGCCTTGAAAGTGTCCCACTCGGGCGAATACGTGCTCGTTACCGGGCAGGGCTATCCGCCGGACCCCGACGGGCACCGTGGCTACGACTACTTTGACGTACAGATCGTGCGCACCGGTAACGACGTTTCCGACGGATGAACGCAATTCGCGGCGAATCCGGTTTCCCCGCGGTGTGGAGCCTGCCCGACGACCGCGCCATTCTCGGCGGCGGTTGGGCCTACGACCAGGCGGGCCTTCCCGACTGGCTGGCCCTCGTCACCGCCGCCCGCCGCGAACCCGACGACAGCTCAACGTGGCGTTTGTTGGTCGTCGAGGTGGTGCGCCAGCCGTCCGCCCACCCCACGACGACCGCGGTGGTGCAACGCCCCACCCCCTGGCGCTCCGGCCCCATCGACTTCTCCCAGGCGCAAAAGGTAGTCGCGTACTATTGCTACAACAACGAAGAAGCGCCATAGTAAGAGCAGTCAAACCTGAGCACTCTCTAACGCGGTCTCTTTCAAACACAGGTCGCCACCAGCTCCCGCCCCTTTGTTGCGACCTGAGCGCCTACCCCCAAGAAAAGCGCTGAGGCTTTCGTAAGACTCGGTAGCTAAGCTTAGATGGTTTTTGCATAACACTTGCGGCTGATATTCGCATCGCGACCCGACACCCGGCCCGCGCGTCGCAAGCGACAATCAACGGGAGATCACATGAGATATCCGAGCCGTGCCTTTCCCCGTGCGGAGCACGAGAATATAACCAATCCCGCAACAGTTGTATTAAGCAAAACGAACTACTATAATATATCTAATCTACTTTAGCTTCCACCTTTCCTTCGTCTGAACCATCTCACCACGAAAGGTGACTTGCATGAAACGTAACCTGCTCAAACTCACCCTCACCCTTTCCCTCTTCCTCTCCCTCCTAGCCCCCGCCCTGGCCGAGGAAGTGAAGGTGCTCCTGGACGTCCCCGCACCCTACGCCGAGAACGTCTTCTGGTTCCCCGGCGGCCGTTACCTACTGCTCGTCGCCCGGGATGGGGAGTACGGCAACTACCGCCGCTTCGTGGTCTACGACGTGGAGAAGAAGCGCTGGCGCCCGGTGACCGTCGAGGCCGGGCACCGCGAGGGGCTGGGGGAAGGCCCCTACGTATGCGTTGACGCCGAGTGCCCCTTTTTGGTCTCGGTCGCCGGCCGCTACCTAAAGGCTTCGGTCGAGGAGCCGGAGTGTCGCCTGGACGCAAAGATCTACGCAGAGAAGCAGATTGGGTGGAACGGCTGGGGCATTGCCGCCACGCCCATCGAGCACCACGTGGCCGCCTCCGGCCGATACGTGCTCTACCGCGTGCGCTCGTTTCCCGAGGACCCCGACAGCACCGGCGTGGCCGCCGACGTGGCCATACTCCGGGTGTCCAACGATGAAGATGTCTGGTTTGATGTAATCAATAACTGGCTTTCCACCAACCCCCTCGAGACCTTTCCCGCGCTCTGGCGTTCGGCGCACGCCCGCCCGGTGACCACCGCGAGCTGGCTCCACCCTCTCCTGGGCCACCGCGATCGCCTGGTGCTGATCACCACCGACCGCGACGACGCCTGGAACAAGGCCACCCACCGCCTTGTGGTGCTGGAGGTGGTGCCGTGAGGCGGGCCCTGCTGCTTTTAATTCTCCTTTTAGCGGCCGCCTGCAGCCCTGGAAAGCCCCCGCCGACCCAGCCGCCGCGGTGGGGGGAGGGTGACGTAAGCTTTGAGCGGGCCGCGCAAGCCAAGTCGTATTACTGCAACAGCTCCTCCCTCGCCGCGGCGCCGCTGGAGTGGTCCGACCCGAGCGCCCTGCCCGACGACCCTTCGCAGGTGCTCGTGATCCTCGACCCCGGGCACGGCGGGCATTACAGTGGGCGCGGCACGTTTATGGTTTGTAGTGGTAACAAGAAGGTAGAGATTGACGAAGACTGGGTCAACCTCTCACTGGCCCTCCGCATGCAAAGCCTCCTCGACCGGGCCGGGTTCCTCGTAGACCTTTCTCGCTATGGCGACTACGGACCCTTCGATGACAAACACGGAAATAATATAAACGCCAACGGCTGCGTCACCGAAGCGCTGCTCGGCGTGCATGATAAGGATGTTTGCGAAGGCCCTGGGGTCGAGCTAAATCGGCGCGGGCGGAACGCCAAGTTCTACGTACCTACCATCGAAAAGCTATGCAATAAGCACTTCCCCACTGCGGCCGAAGCCCGGGCCTGCGTCGAGCGTGCGACCTATTTTGACCATAAGAGGAATAAACCTCAAAGCATCTCCCGTTACGGCCAGATCGTGCGCAAGTTCAGGGACGCGGGGCTGATCAACGTGCCCTTCAACCCCGACGGTGCCAACCTGGTCGGCTCGCCACGGGTGGCCCTGATTTCGCTCCACTTCAATGATGCCACCGATGCCGGGGCGATATTTGCGAGCGTGATTCGCGGGATAGGTGGTGGCGGCAGCTCGATCCTGGCCTCGAACCAAGCGATTAGTAAAGGTTCGAATCCCGCGGCCGCGGTAAGCCGGAATTTGGTTACCTCGACCCTGGAGTACATGCTCCGCTCGCTCAAAGACAGCCAGGCCTTGTCCGAAGCCGTGAACAAGCACGATCTTTACTACTGGGATGCGGGCATCGTCCGCAATGGGGCCCATGCGCAGGAATTCGACCTTCACGGACGCCCGGGGGCGGTTTTTATCGGAAATGAACACATGAAGGGAAAGTACCAGAAACCGCCCAAGTATGCCGGTCCTGTAACGGTGGCCTCGGGACTCAATCCAAGCTATGATGAAAACGATCAGATAAAGAGTATCGCGACAGACAGTACCGCGATCACCATTCCCAACACGACGCTCATCGAAGTCGGGAGCTACGTCGATTGCGAGAACGCTCGTGCCTTGCGCAGAAGCCTCGACCGCGCGAGTGTGCAGAAATGCTACAACAACCCCCCTCCGGGCACCGCGTGCCCGCCCCTCGACCCCACCGACCCCATCGACGTCGCCGCCGAGGACATCGCCCACGGGTTGGTGGAGTACTACGAGTCGTACGTTCCCGGGTTTAAGCAGAAGGCCTGCGATAACCTTAGGAACAGCGACTGGAAAGACCATATACCCGATTGGTGCACAAGCGGCGGTGGCGGCGGTGCGGACGTCCCGGATATTGACGATGTTCGTCCGGCCAGCATCGAGGTTGACATGTGGATGACCGACGGGGCAGCGAACCCGCCCGTAGAAGTGAGCTTTAGCAACGTCGGTGCGGCCGACCTGCTCGCCACGATCAGCACCGATTCCCCCGTCGCCAACATAGGACCACCTGACGTCTATCCGGCGAGCACCGCCGTCCCCTTGGGCGGCAGCCAGAGCGTTAGGGTGCCACCCGGCGAACGGGCCCGGGTCGAGGTGGGCTTCCAGTGCACCGAGGTGGGGGACCACACCGGTTCAATCGAAATACGCAGCAACGACCCTGACGAGCGAGAGGTTACCATCCCGATGTTGGTAAAGTGCATCGCTCCCGAAATCTCGGTTCCCGTATTACCAGTTCCGTACATTACGGCAATAAATTACATCGGGATGCCTAATCGGGACAGCTGGGTCCTGCCGGACACCTTTGATTTTTCTGAGGTGGGCGGAGTGGCTCCATTAGACTTCCAGCTAGAGACCCCTTCGTGGTTAGAGCTAAAGCCTGAACAAGGTCGGTTAGAGCCTGGAGAAAGCTATTCGTCCTATGCCGCCAGATACACATCCAAGGTGTATTGCGGTGAAGCTGGGGAGCAGGAAGGTGAAGTCGTCATTCGCTCAAGCGATCCGGTAAATCCAGTTGTGCAAGTACCGGTCAGATTGCTTTGCCCCGAATTGGAGGTAACATTTTCACCGGAAACTTACGACGGCTGGGAATGCCCTCCGTTATCGGGGTCTATCGAGGTACAGAACACCCCCCACTTGATAGAGCTGTACACGGATGTAACCAGTGACGCCGAGGGTTCAATCCTGGATGTTCAGTATCGGGAACCGCTGTTTATTTACTATCCACAGAATACACCGAAGTATCGACTCAAGCGCTGGCCTATTCTTCACGGAGACCAAGGCGAGGATAGCGAATGGTCATGGCCGCAATACCCGCATATCCCCTTTACTTCATGGATGAATTCTTGCGGCTATGCTGCTCTTGGCGATCCGGAGCATGTGGTCGAGGAATTTTACCTGCTGCACCCTCGCCGAAACGATTCGAACCAACAATTATTGCCCCCGTTCGTTGCCGGTTTGAAATCTCCGTCGGTGTTCTACACGCCTGTACCCTTTCCGGGAAAGATAATAAACATCACTTCCTACACGGCGGTTGGGACGTTCTCGATAGGCAACCATCCGAGGCAGAGTTACTCTCTACCACCAACGGGGGCCAATTTGGGCACGGTTCTCCTTCGGCATCCACGGGGAGAAGATAAAGTATTACGACGACAAAGGACGAGAAGTTGCTAGCTTCTACACTCCTGG
This genomic stretch from Oceanithermus desulfurans harbors:
- a CDS encoding P-loop NTPase fold protein; this encodes MEKNKKVTTKQERCPTQLLEDNPSQEDTLGGGHARTAQALADLVLSTTGGKAVALFGNWGSGKSTVVRLFQKEVEENPDTKVFVFDAWAHEGDPLRRSFLERLKSFLETSGWIKGKALEEINNQIDELTGRKEESQSRTDTVVTYEGKWIGASLALGVPLGAALLSSQPVFLAPTWFAALSLVAIFSPVLVATYFGFRSRPRKRTWEFPSLVSQNIHTTRTSTVRSPEPTSVEFEARFKDMLDRALTGDRRLVIVVDNLDRLPNEQARSVWATMRTFFEVRDKPWSHRLWVIVPADPSAVPHLWLGGGDDAIQEASEGNPGRDVAEVFVSKFFQARFYVPPPVLSDWKPFFFDMLGKAFPSHDEEDFYPIYRVYRDLVLKQDRPPTPRSLKQFVNLIGSQHRTWQDEIPLPLQALYVALREELAKNPRQALTDKEPEVRKIFPEAENWKAHVLSQHFNVAPEKALQVLFLEDIRKGLDSATDVGLKEVAELLEPKALATLLGEALAEAGEWVNKTPERLARSALAIHEIRGALPDAEREHLLSQLRARAAQASEWAVWDNEVAQGLLVLIASASTDDEKQDLVRAILNGVEVHSGNDEDGGAKKIANTATYLADFLNQLKDRLNLDVPDGFHFPVQEPADWIPALSAIDPWGFDEEIKKPFFPTPSDLPKVLNELATRAGQGTFGMIEARAVRALSDGEPSSELSWQGLINNLDIRLATSEQYPDGRLRAMMYALLQLEPIAPRAKGVLDKLVSNWFLFHHLSVVEDKRTLATLLLPLIALNPAGQFRSQGGQANQGLQKFRSLLQSPEQVDLKELARILIELAKRGSETFSIENVVQAAASSSDAKKLVVDLLDIVEQEYPGEDFYPDLLLEHGDSLSELLEKDALGEKYRKYQRQVIERMLNEGFDLDRLPLYERLLQVAEEPQLARFGDLLRSGFEGQTKDVWLDFIRQGDTSVTMHILRALDQRGFPPHLDHKLADAIEDAAASLLHNEEGEYDPSIVKEYWKFLDDVARRILAVRLAGRISELLIENREKSAEEFLEAAGDEILYAVEKVKPEDLNNLLLAWLPKALQRLSKDELEWLVKLFLKLRDRVPSLNQDVLKEALERIEAAHKELEDKGSADEGLRELLTELRNRFGQR
- a CDS encoding DUF4388 domain-containing protein codes for the protein MAVFGNLEHIALADLLPLLATQEGALEIFNVPGQPNATLYVRKGTLCCMHVAGRPVDALQLRSAVAKLMQARKGAFEFHPGVRPRGSSLVVGVPIQSLLVAAAAFHDELSEARHVLAHPDTLFRLVRMEPVEDRRIAQFLDRARMLLVTGASAREIAERVGIALDDVRLCLHKLRQLGMVLPVRARTEALPPVRKGLAQRLLGALRRRFGRGG
- a CDS encoding N-acetylmuramoyl-L-alanine amidase, yielding MRRALLLLILLLAAACSPGKPPPTQPPRWGEGDVSFERAAQAKSYYCNSSSLAAAPLEWSDPSALPDDPSQVLVILDPGHGGHYSGRGTFMVCSGNKKVEIDEDWVNLSLALRMQSLLDRAGFLVDLSRYGDYGPFDDKHGNNINANGCVTEALLGVHDKDVCEGPGVELNRRGRNAKFYVPTIEKLCNKHFPTAAEARACVERATYFDHKRNKPQSISRYGQIVRKFRDAGLINVPFNPDGANLVGSPRVALISLHFNDATDAGAIFASVIRGIGGGGSSILASNQAISKGSNPAAAVSRNLVTSTLEYMLRSLKDSQALSEAVNKHDLYYWDAGIVRNGAHAQEFDLHGRPGAVFIGNEHMKGKYQKPPKYAGPVTVASGLNPSYDENDQIKSIATDSTAITIPNTTLIEVGSYVDCENARALRRSLDRASVQKCYNNPPPGTACPPLDPTDPIDVAAEDIAHGLVEYYESYVPGFKQKACDNLRNSDWKDHIPDWCTSGGGGGADVPDIDDVRPASIEVDMWMTDGAANPPVEVSFSNVGAADLLATISTDSPVANIGPPDVYPASTAVPLGGSQSVRVPPGERARVEVGFQCTEVGDHTGSIEIRSNDPDEREVTIPMLVKCIAPEISVPVLPVPYITAINYIGMPNRDSWVLPDTFDFSEVGGVAPLDFQLETPSWLELKPEQGRLEPGESYSSYAARYTSKVYCGEAGEQEGEVVIRSSDPVNPVVQVPVRLLCPELEVTFSPETYDGWECPPLSGSIEVQNTPHLIELYTDVTSDAEGSILDVQYREPLFIYYPQNTPKYRLKRWPILHGDQGEDSEWSWPQYPHIPFTSWMNSCGYAALGDPEHVVEEFYLLHPRRNDSNQQLLPPFVAGLKSPSVFYTPVPFPGKIINITSYTAVGTFSIGNHPRQSYSLPPTGANLGTVLLRHPRGEDKVLRRQRTRSC